In the Leifsonia sp. 466MF genome, one interval contains:
- a CDS encoding carbohydrate ABC transporter permease, which yields MKKSVPQRVLSAVLIVLISVSILFPLAWMAIAGFKGKTEVLRSPFQFFPDVWRFDNYVKILQDPQFSRAMVVTFVGALIFTALSLVVNSLAAYAFARLDFRGKRFWWVYCIMPMFIPMMAILLTSFMVVSSLGMLNTLAVLIIPGVASAAQMFFIRQFYLGFPVAVEEAALIDGASRWQIFLRVFLPQSAAPFVVMGIASYLAYWNAYVWPILTITDPNLTQIMQFLGNFRSDRGNDWGLLMAGSTLAALPTIVLLLIFQRFIVNGVRISGIK from the coding sequence ATGAAGAAGAGCGTCCCCCAGCGGGTGCTGTCCGCCGTACTGATCGTGCTGATCAGCGTGAGCATCCTGTTCCCCCTCGCCTGGATGGCGATCGCCGGGTTCAAGGGCAAGACGGAGGTGCTGCGCTCGCCGTTCCAGTTCTTCCCGGACGTCTGGCGGTTCGACAACTACGTCAAGATCCTGCAGGACCCGCAGTTCTCCCGCGCGATGGTGGTCACCTTCGTCGGTGCACTCATCTTCACGGCCCTCAGCCTGGTCGTGAACTCCCTCGCTGCGTACGCGTTCGCGCGCCTGGACTTCCGCGGGAAGCGGTTCTGGTGGGTGTACTGCATCATGCCGATGTTCATCCCGATGATGGCCATCCTGCTGACCTCGTTCATGGTCGTGTCCTCGCTCGGGATGCTCAATACGCTGGCCGTCCTGATCATCCCGGGGGTGGCGTCGGCGGCGCAGATGTTCTTCATCCGCCAGTTCTACCTCGGTTTCCCGGTCGCGGTGGAGGAGGCGGCACTGATCGACGGCGCCTCGCGGTGGCAGATCTTCCTCCGCGTGTTCCTGCCGCAGTCGGCCGCCCCGTTCGTCGTCATGGGCATCGCCTCGTACCTGGCGTACTGGAACGCCTACGTCTGGCCGATCCTCACCATCACCGACCCGAACCTCACCCAGATCATGCAGTTCCTCGGCAACTTCCGGTCCGACCGCGGCAACGACTGGGGTCTGCTGATGGCCGGTTCGACGCTGGCCGCCCTCCCGACGATCGTGCTGCTGCTCATCTTCCAGCGGTTCATCGTCAACGGCGTGCGCATCTCGGGGATCAAGTGA
- a CDS encoding DUF4185 domain-containing protein has product MTHELGFRRRALGGTAVALVAIAAVATAGGAPAAATTAHTPASVVEKLTGPDSPNDTYGRWNVKATDLGIMWDNGSGQVLSAFGDTFGDAWVGPGGGALGAGDANWRSNVLLRSTDTTLSDGMDYSSAVTASDGRAREILPGIHNEAAGEVTKIPTAGISVGSRQYLSFMSVKHWGAPGQWDTNYAQLAYSDDNGTTWSTTGTPTWSNPSLTDRFQQQAFARNGGYLYVFGTPSGRGGSAYVARVPEASVLSQSAYQYWNGSSWVASEGSAAAIVSAPVSELSVRYDTYTGKWLMMYLQGEDIILRSASSVTGPWSSPQIVVSSADYPGLYGGFIHPWSSNGTLYFTMSQWDPYNVYLMRVQLSTTGQIVKPNLVGDPSFERSALSSTGTGDTWACSGNCGVDTGHWGYSGDNNAFARYNADWQDVHQTVAVTAGTGYRLTGWVRTSSNSDNGFFGVRDTAGAVISEAHFTSVGAWTRFTVDFSSGSRTAVVVYGGVWTDHGDIWIQLDDFSLTAS; this is encoded by the coding sequence ATGACGCACGAACTCGGATTCCGACGGCGAGCGCTCGGCGGCACCGCCGTCGCGCTGGTCGCCATCGCGGCGGTCGCGACCGCCGGAGGGGCTCCCGCCGCCGCCACCACCGCCCACACGCCGGCCAGTGTGGTGGAGAAGCTGACCGGCCCGGACTCGCCCAACGACACGTACGGGCGCTGGAACGTCAAGGCGACCGACCTGGGGATCATGTGGGACAACGGTTCCGGCCAGGTGCTGTCGGCGTTCGGCGACACGTTCGGCGACGCCTGGGTCGGCCCGGGCGGCGGAGCGCTCGGTGCGGGCGATGCGAACTGGCGCAGCAACGTCCTCCTGCGATCCACCGATACGACGCTCTCGGACGGCATGGACTACTCCTCGGCGGTCACCGCGAGCGATGGCCGCGCCCGTGAGATCCTCCCCGGCATCCACAACGAGGCCGCGGGCGAGGTGACGAAGATCCCGACCGCCGGCATCTCGGTAGGGTCCCGGCAGTACCTCTCGTTCATGTCGGTGAAGCACTGGGGCGCCCCCGGGCAGTGGGACACCAACTACGCCCAGCTCGCGTACTCCGACGACAACGGCACCACGTGGAGCACGACCGGGACGCCCACGTGGAGCAATCCGTCGCTCACCGACCGGTTCCAGCAGCAGGCGTTCGCCCGGAACGGCGGGTACCTCTACGTCTTCGGCACGCCGAGCGGCCGGGGCGGCAGCGCCTACGTGGCCCGGGTGCCGGAGGCTTCCGTGCTGTCGCAGTCGGCCTACCAGTACTGGAACGGCTCGTCGTGGGTCGCATCGGAGGGCTCCGCGGCGGCGATCGTGAGCGCCCCCGTCTCCGAGCTCTCCGTCCGCTACGACACCTACACCGGCAAATGGCTGATGATGTATCTGCAGGGGGAGGACATCATCCTCCGGAGCGCCTCGAGCGTCACCGGTCCGTGGAGCTCTCCGCAGATCGTGGTCAGCTCGGCCGACTATCCCGGCCTCTACGGCGGCTTCATCCATCCGTGGAGCAGCAACGGCACCCTGTACTTCACCATGTCGCAGTGGGACCCATACAACGTGTATCTGATGCGCGTGCAGCTGAGCACCACTGGCCAGATCGTGAAGCCGAACCTCGTCGGCGACCCGAGCTTCGAGCGGTCGGCGCTGTCGTCGACCGGAACGGGCGACACCTGGGCCTGCAGCGGCAACTGCGGAGTCGACACCGGTCACTGGGGCTACTCCGGCGACAACAACGCTTTCGCGCGGTACAACGCCGACTGGCAGGATGTGCACCAGACCGTGGCCGTGACGGCGGGCACCGGCTACCGCCTGACCGGATGGGTGCGGACGTCCTCGAACAGCGACAACGGATTCTTCGGCGTGCGCGACACCGCCGGAGCGGTGATCTCGGAAGCGCATTTCACGTCGGTGGGTGCGTGGACGCGGTTCACGGTCGACTTCTCGAGTGGCAGCAGGACGGCGGTGGTCGTGTACGGCGGCGTCTGGACGGATCACGGCGACATCTGGATCCAGTTGGACGACTTCTCGCTCACGGCGAGTTAG
- a CDS encoding mannitol dehydrogenase family protein, with amino-acid sequence MSGVDRPRYDRSALTVGIVHFGVGGFHRAHQAMVVDELLREGLATDWAICGIGVLPQDQRMRDVLHAQDGRYTLVLKHPDGRREAREIGSIVEYLYAPDDPDAAVERLADPAVRIVSLTITEGGYSIDQVTGAFDPTPAPIAADLLPGAAPGTVFGLVTEALRRRRDRGVPPFTVMSCDNIQGNGHIARRVFTAFAGLKYPGLGEWIAHEVAFPNSMVDRITPVTTDRDREEIAAEFGVRDAWPVVAEPFFQWVLEDAFPQGRPPYERAGVQLVDDVEPYELMKLRLLNASHQAMCYFGRLSGYTYAHEAAQDPLIAELLMRYMDDEATPTLRPVPGVDLDAYKRTLLERFGNPYVLDTLARLCAESSDRIPKWLLPVVREELALDGPVRLSAAIVASWARYAEGTGENGESFEVVDRLRDSVMANARGYEEDELAFLRERTLFGELAEDERFTADYAAALSALHTVGAQATLRALLTRA; translated from the coding sequence GTGAGCGGCGTCGACCGCCCCCGGTACGACCGGTCGGCGCTGACCGTCGGCATCGTCCATTTCGGGGTCGGAGGATTCCACCGCGCGCACCAGGCGATGGTGGTCGACGAGCTGCTCCGGGAGGGGCTGGCGACGGACTGGGCCATCTGCGGCATCGGGGTCCTGCCTCAGGACCAGCGGATGCGGGATGTGCTGCACGCACAGGACGGCCGGTACACTCTGGTGCTCAAACACCCGGACGGCCGCCGCGAGGCGCGGGAGATCGGCTCCATCGTGGAGTACCTCTACGCGCCGGACGACCCGGATGCGGCCGTCGAGCGGCTGGCCGACCCCGCCGTCCGCATCGTCTCGCTGACGATCACGGAGGGCGGCTACAGCATCGACCAGGTGACCGGCGCGTTCGACCCGACGCCGGCGCCGATCGCCGCGGACCTCCTGCCCGGGGCGGCGCCCGGGACCGTCTTCGGCCTCGTCACGGAGGCGCTCCGGCGGAGACGCGACCGCGGCGTGCCGCCCTTCACCGTCATGTCGTGCGACAACATCCAGGGCAACGGGCACATCGCCCGCCGCGTCTTCACCGCCTTCGCCGGCCTGAAGTACCCCGGACTCGGCGAGTGGATCGCGCACGAGGTGGCATTCCCGAACTCGATGGTCGATCGCATCACGCCGGTGACGACCGACCGTGACCGTGAGGAGATCGCGGCCGAGTTCGGCGTCCGCGACGCGTGGCCGGTCGTCGCGGAGCCGTTCTTCCAGTGGGTGCTCGAGGATGCCTTTCCGCAGGGCCGGCCGCCTTACGAGCGGGCGGGCGTGCAGCTCGTGGACGACGTCGAGCCCTATGAGCTGATGAAGCTCCGCCTGCTGAACGCCAGCCATCAGGCCATGTGCTACTTCGGCCGCTTGAGCGGGTACACGTACGCCCACGAAGCCGCGCAGGATCCGCTGATCGCGGAGCTGCTGATGCGGTACATGGACGACGAGGCGACCCCCACCCTGAGGCCGGTCCCCGGTGTCGATCTCGACGCGTACAAGCGCACCCTGCTGGAGCGGTTCGGCAATCCCTACGTGCTCGACACCCTCGCCCGGCTCTGCGCCGAGTCGTCCGACCGCATCCCGAAATGGCTGCTGCCCGTGGTCCGGGAGGAGCTCGCGTTGGATGGTCCGGTGCGTCTCTCCGCCGCCATCGTGGCCAGCTGGGCGCGGTACGCCGAGGGCACAGGGGAGAACGGCGAGAGCTTCGAGGTGGTCGACCGGCTGCGCGACTCCGTGATGGCGAACGCCCGCGGGTACGAGGAGGACGAGCTCGCCTTCCTGCGCGAACGGACGCTGTTCGGCGAGCTCGCGGAAGACGAGCGCTTCACCGCAGACTATGCGGCCGCCCTGAGCGCCCTCCACACCGTTGGAGCCCAGGCGACGTTGCGGGCGCTGTTGACGCGGGCCTGA
- a CDS encoding glycoside hydrolase family 172 protein encodes MTNADLSSISRLRAVETRSISPENFDGSRGGGGRATEGTGAASARDLGPGWKISPSVDIAAGETFELASIAGAGKITHIWITTHEDNWRTLLFRAYWDGAEEPAIEVPYGDFFCNGWGEFAQVSSQAIAANPNGGFNSYWPMPFQDRARLTIENVSTVPVRVYYQITYELGGDYGSDGYLHAQWRRSNPLEDLTPHTIVEGVEGSGHYVGTYIAWGVNSNGWWGEGEIKFYLDDDDQYPTICGTGTEDYFGGAWNFDIPGQGYTEFTTPYLGMPQVLRPDGLYRSQQRFGMYRWHLLDPIHFAERLRVDIQALGWRAGWRYLPLRDDIASTALFYLDRPTARRPRTPSADDLEVHLGREAVPDLGALPPRDPS; translated from the coding sequence GTGACCAACGCCGACCTCAGCTCGATCTCGCGCCTGCGAGCGGTGGAGACCCGCTCGATCAGTCCCGAGAACTTCGACGGCTCCCGCGGGGGCGGCGGGCGTGCGACGGAGGGAACGGGTGCCGCAAGCGCGCGCGATCTCGGCCCCGGCTGGAAGATCTCGCCCAGCGTCGACATCGCGGCCGGTGAGACCTTCGAGCTCGCCTCGATCGCCGGGGCGGGCAAGATCACGCACATCTGGATCACGACGCACGAGGACAACTGGCGGACGCTGCTCTTCCGCGCCTACTGGGACGGCGCGGAGGAGCCCGCGATCGAGGTGCCGTATGGCGACTTCTTCTGCAACGGCTGGGGGGAGTTCGCCCAGGTGAGTTCGCAGGCCATCGCCGCGAATCCGAACGGCGGTTTCAACTCCTACTGGCCGATGCCCTTCCAGGACCGCGCCCGGCTGACCATCGAGAACGTGTCCACCGTCCCGGTGCGGGTGTACTACCAGATCACCTACGAGCTCGGCGGCGACTACGGCTCGGACGGCTACCTCCACGCGCAGTGGCGCCGCAGCAACCCGCTCGAGGACCTCACTCCGCACACCATCGTGGAGGGCGTCGAGGGATCCGGACACTACGTCGGCACGTACATCGCCTGGGGCGTCAACAGCAACGGCTGGTGGGGCGAAGGCGAGATCAAGTTCTACCTCGACGACGACGACCAGTACCCCACCATCTGCGGGACCGGCACCGAGGACTACTTCGGGGGCGCCTGGAACTTCGACATCCCCGGCCAGGGCTACACCGAGTTCACGACCCCGTACCTCGGGATGCCGCAGGTGCTGCGGCCGGACGGCCTCTACCGCAGCCAGCAGCGGTTCGGGATGTATCGCTGGCATCTGCTGGACCCCATCCACTTCGCCGAGCGGCTGCGCGTCGACATCCAGGCCCTCGGCTGGCGGGCCGGCTGGCGCTATCTGCCGCTGCGCGACGACATCGCGTCCACCGCGCTCTTCTACCTCGACCGCCCGACCGCCCGGCGCCCCCGGACGCCCAGCGCCGACGACCTGGAGGTCCACTTGGGCCGGGAGGCCGTCCCGGACCTCGGCGCCCTCCCGCCGCGCGACCCCAGCTGA
- a CDS encoding RbsD/FucU family protein has product MLNGIHPSLTGELLAVLDAMGHGDAIVVSDAHFPAERLGRRVLTAAESDMPALARAICTVLPLDAARPAEGMADDGPDAAPGGRLGLHDDIESATGLAPGTLRLLERDDLYAAAGEAFAVIRTGELRAFGNLVLRKGLAVPLQL; this is encoded by the coding sequence ATGCTGAACGGCATCCACCCGTCGCTGACGGGGGAGCTGCTGGCCGTGCTCGACGCGATGGGCCACGGCGACGCGATCGTCGTGTCCGACGCGCACTTCCCGGCCGAGCGACTCGGGCGCCGGGTGCTCACGGCCGCCGAATCGGACATGCCCGCCCTCGCCCGGGCGATCTGCACAGTCCTGCCGCTGGACGCCGCGCGCCCAGCGGAGGGCATGGCCGACGACGGACCTGACGCGGCTCCGGGCGGCCGGCTCGGGCTGCACGACGACATCGAGTCGGCGACGGGGCTCGCCCCCGGCACGCTTCGCCTGCTGGAACGCGACGACCTGTATGCCGCTGCCGGGGAGGCGTTCGCCGTCATCCGGACCGGTGAGCTCCGCGCCTTCGGCAACCTGGTCCTGCGCAAAGGTCTCGCGGTTCCCCTGCAGCTGTGA